The Sediminispirochaeta smaragdinae DSM 11293 genome has a segment encoding these proteins:
- the greA gene encoding transcription elongation factor GreA: MSELQMQKIGELLNEEKWTRATLNNYSIGNFEELDALIDALEDEDAQDEVKELCDEHLTHTKNSIIALYIAGIVALSRQQIDDSNLVKLITIFSDNHKWTVVEYLCNRILDFGENKFALRTLSECYDHENETEKKYGVWERLIKVDYEEADIVRHLAEKKEEEGEIDAAVDFYKKAIHRYINKRLFTQVKDIWQKLIEYIPHEGDFFFHIERKVAKTISEERAGQLLEALYAEYRAAEDWDKSITILKRILGYDSKNLWARKEIVECFKQQYKEHSHLDEYIRLSNLNQNWRNVHDAINDFEKHISFDAGNFVCHRTWGVGRIREIKGDSVMIDFARKRGHEMSLKMAVSALGSLSKDHIWVLKVVWPKDKLHDKIKKDIPWALKTVIKSFDNAANMKQIKAELVDSVLSQGEWSTWSTQARQVLKTDPSFGNLPDKVDYFVVRDTPISFEEKTFNRFRAEKHFFGRLKIMREFLKDSDPESDYFGEMFGYFAGFLKAYNQVNEQVVASYLIISRLIREYPFLNPGFSIKFKELIQEIGDIEGMFQAIDDSDLKKDFLDRLKKSVSNWPDYFVRLFPHYLTRYIPDELESRGHGEKLKELFSNLVDQYRDKREAFIWVARNIDEKSWNEDYDISYEKVLIGMVHLLDITFREISNKREVAENRKLNRQIQTFLLKEKKLEEYIAKSDEDSINRLFTLINDVKELDPSVKIELKHTILERFPSFKFYGEKVTEVVSRGLIVTRKTFEAKKQQLQHINDVEMKETSKEIGAAIELGDLKENAEYKAGKEKQELLNIQMQKLKDEIDRAVIFDPADRDTSKISFATKVTLENLDTKKKETYSFFGPWESNPNENIISYLSPFGGKLWNHKEGEDLEFEINERVYHYSVLKIEAAEMP, encoded by the coding sequence ATGTCTGAATTGCAGATGCAGAAAATTGGCGAACTTCTGAATGAGGAAAAATGGACCAGGGCTACCTTGAATAATTATTCTATTGGCAATTTTGAGGAGCTTGATGCCCTTATCGATGCTCTTGAAGATGAAGATGCCCAGGATGAGGTAAAAGAGCTTTGTGATGAGCATCTGACCCACACGAAAAATAGTATTATTGCACTTTATATTGCCGGTATTGTTGCACTGAGCAGACAGCAGATTGATGATTCCAACCTCGTCAAGTTGATTACCATCTTCTCGGACAACCATAAGTGGACGGTTGTTGAATATCTGTGTAACCGTATCCTTGATTTCGGTGAAAACAAATTCGCTCTTCGCACATTGTCGGAATGTTACGACCATGAAAATGAAACGGAAAAAAAGTATGGCGTTTGGGAACGCCTGATAAAGGTTGATTACGAAGAAGCAGATATCGTCCGCCATCTTGCAGAGAAAAAGGAAGAAGAAGGCGAAATCGATGCTGCCGTCGACTTCTATAAAAAGGCAATTCATCGTTACATCAACAAGCGGCTTTTTACTCAAGTTAAGGATATTTGGCAAAAATTGATCGAATATATCCCCCATGAAGGGGATTTCTTTTTCCATATCGAACGGAAAGTTGCAAAGACCATCAGCGAGGAGCGTGCCGGCCAGTTGCTGGAGGCTCTCTACGCCGAATACCGTGCGGCCGAGGATTGGGATAAGTCCATAACCATTCTAAAGAGAATCCTCGGTTACGATTCTAAGAATCTCTGGGCCAGAAAAGAGATCGTCGAGTGTTTTAAACAGCAGTATAAAGAGCATAGTCATCTTGATGAGTATATTCGTCTCTCCAATCTTAACCAAAACTGGAGAAACGTCCATGATGCCATCAACGATTTTGAGAAGCATATCTCCTTTGATGCCGGTAACTTTGTTTGTCACCGGACTTGGGGGGTCGGACGTATTCGGGAGATCAAGGGCGATTCGGTTATGATCGATTTTGCTCGAAAGCGTGGACACGAAATGAGCCTGAAAATGGCGGTTAGTGCCCTGGGCAGCCTTTCTAAGGACCATATCTGGGTGCTTAAGGTTGTCTGGCCCAAGGATAAATTGCACGACAAGATCAAGAAGGATATCCCCTGGGCCCTTAAGACGGTTATCAAAAGCTTTGATAATGCCGCCAACATGAAACAGATAAAAGCGGAACTGGTCGACAGTGTCTTGAGCCAGGGCGAATGGTCAACATGGTCCACCCAGGCACGACAGGTATTAAAAACCGATCCCTCCTTTGGAAATCTCCCCGATAAGGTCGATTATTTTGTGGTCAGAGATACGCCCATCAGCTTTGAAGAGAAAACCTTCAACCGATTTCGGGCTGAAAAACACTTTTTCGGCCGTCTTAAAATCATGCGGGAATTCCTGAAAGACTCCGATCCCGAATCGGATTATTTCGGAGAGATGTTCGGCTATTTCGCGGGGTTCCTCAAGGCATACAATCAGGTTAATGAACAGGTCGTTGCAAGTTATCTGATCATCAGCCGTTTGATTCGAGAATACCCTTTTCTCAACCCCGGTTTCTCCATAAAGTTCAAGGAGTTGATTCAGGAAATCGGCGATATCGAAGGAATGTTTCAGGCCATCGACGACTCCGATCTCAAGAAGGATTTCCTTGATCGTCTGAAAAAGAGCGTTTCTAACTGGCCCGACTATTTTGTGCGTCTTTTCCCTCATTATCTTACGCGCTATATTCCCGACGAACTTGAAAGCAGGGGGCACGGTGAAAAGCTGAAAGAACTTTTCTCCAATCTGGTTGATCAATACCGCGACAAACGGGAGGCCTTTATCTGGGTCGCCCGCAATATCGACGAGAAAAGCTGGAATGAGGATTACGATATTTCATACGAAAAGGTATTGATCGGCATGGTGCACCTCTTGGACATCACCTTTCGGGAAATATCCAATAAGCGGGAAGTGGCGGAAAACAGAAAACTGAACCGCCAAATTCAAACCTTTCTCTTGAAAGAGAAAAAGCTTGAAGAATATATTGCAAAGTCAGACGAAGATTCCATTAATCGCCTTTTCACCCTCATCAATGATGTGAAAGAGCTTGATCCCTCGGTGAAGATTGAACTGAAGCATACGATTCTCGAACGCTTCCCCTCCTTCAAGTTTTACGGAGAAAAGGTAACGGAAGTCGTTTCCAGGGGTCTTATTGTCACCCGGAAGACCTTTGAGGCGAAGAAACAGCAATTACAGCACATCAATGATGTCGAGATGAAAGAAACCTCAAAAGAGATTGGGGCGGCCATCGAGCTTGGAGACCTAAAGGAAAATGCCGAATACAAGGCTGGAAAAGAGAAGCAGGAACTGCTGAATATCCAGATGCAGAAGCTTAAGGATGAGATAGATCGTGCCGTTATCTTCGATCCGGCCGATCGCGATACTTCTAAGATATCGTTTGCCACAAAAGTCACCTTGGAAAACCTCGATACAAAGAAGAAAGAGACATACAGCTTCTTTGGTCCATGGGAATCGAACCCGAACGAGAATATTATCAGTTATCTGAGTCCCTTCGGAGGTAAGCTGTGGAACCACAAAGAGGGTGAGGATCTTGAGTTCGAGATCAATGAAAGAGTCTATCATTATTCTGTATTGAAAATAGAAGCTGCGGAAATGCCATAA
- a CDS encoding tetratricopeptide repeat protein, which translates to MGSLSTKQQQQEILGRRMTEILEQMKSGRFEEAEQQLEACLEIDFEHVDVISALKYVKFWGPRAARLETITDVMERGEYLFREWVNFLNYLRSCDYRFEGGSYACRLWLFSSALASYQKALRNSAVPDPDVLFRMGRCLKATGDYERAAEFLESARQSRREDAEIIAELADCYAFLNETKAAKAFFREAFFINPLDVDINFIESELIVRLIERIRILGYSGNELKVWLPVYAVLYGVFNIKRELRPLEYGRLKQAIYSLETELREQRDEQRRALLVPELLNRYFWLIDHYIGSKDSRENVEEVLRKIKLLDESVYEQFTT; encoded by the coding sequence ATGGGGAGCCTTTCCACGAAACAGCAACAACAGGAAATTCTTGGACGACGAATGACGGAAATACTCGAACAGATGAAAAGCGGCCGTTTTGAGGAAGCCGAGCAGCAGCTTGAAGCCTGCCTTGAGATCGATTTCGAGCACGTCGATGTAATCTCTGCATTGAAATATGTAAAATTTTGGGGTCCCCGAGCCGCACGCCTTGAAACAATTACCGACGTCATGGAACGGGGTGAATATCTGTTTCGCGAGTGGGTGAACTTTCTAAACTATCTCCGAAGCTGTGACTATCGTTTTGAGGGGGGAAGCTACGCCTGTCGGCTTTGGCTTTTTTCCTCCGCTCTTGCATCCTACCAGAAGGCCCTACGAAATTCGGCTGTTCCCGATCCCGATGTGCTGTTTCGTATGGGACGATGCCTAAAGGCAACCGGAGATTATGAGCGGGCAGCGGAGTTCCTCGAAAGTGCCCGCCAGAGCCGAAGAGAGGATGCCGAAATCATTGCCGAACTTGCCGATTGCTATGCCTTCTTGAATGAGACGAAGGCTGCAAAGGCCTTCTTTCGTGAGGCTTTTTTCATAAATCCGCTTGATGTGGACATCAATTTTATCGAATCAGAGTTAATCGTCCGGCTTATTGAAAGAATCCGCATTCTAGGCTATTCTGGTAATGAGTTAAAGGTGTGGCTGCCCGTATATGCTGTCCTGTATGGGGTGTTTAACATAAAGCGGGAGTTGCGCCCCCTTGAATATGGTCGCCTGAAACAGGCAATCTATTCCCTCGAGACAGAACTTCGGGAGCAGCGTGACGAACAAAGAAGGGCGTTGCTTGTACCGGAACTGCTGAATCGGTACTTCTGGCTTATCGATCATTATATCGGATCGAAAGATTCCCGCGAGAATGTCGAGGAAGTGTTGCGGAAGATCAAGCTTCTTGATGAATCCGTGTACGAACAGTTTACCACATAA
- a CDS encoding FAD binding domain-containing protein, whose amino-acid sequence MEVSSYVRPRSLDEAYTLLTQKNAFVIGGGAWSRMSLRRVETAIDLSLLNLRFIKKTDTYIEIGAMTTARELETSSELEKTFGSLFKDTVAHIVGVQMRNIVTIGGTVAGKYGFSDLNTTLLALNARIVPYNGEAVDFEQFLLESHKEAFLIEKIVIDTFDTKGAFQSIRNTQGDFSILNVAAAKAGGSWRIAVGARPGAARLAREGAKVLEGHDTIELDLAEKAAKVAAQELSFGKDLRADAAYRQNVCLPLVRRAIMEVAE is encoded by the coding sequence ATGGAGGTGTCTTCCTATGTGCGACCTCGGTCCCTTGATGAAGCCTATACGCTTCTTACCCAAAAAAATGCTTTTGTCATAGGCGGAGGCGCATGGTCCAGGATGAGCTTACGACGCGTTGAAACAGCCATCGATCTCTCGTTACTTAACCTCAGATTTATTAAAAAAACGGATACGTATATCGAGATTGGCGCAATGACAACGGCACGGGAACTTGAGACATCATCAGAACTGGAAAAGACCTTCGGTTCCCTTTTTAAGGATACGGTCGCCCACATCGTCGGTGTGCAGATGCGGAATATCGTCACGATCGGAGGGACCGTGGCCGGAAAATACGGGTTTTCCGATCTGAATACCACCCTCCTTGCCTTGAACGCACGCATTGTCCCCTACAATGGAGAGGCTGTCGACTTTGAACAGTTCCTCCTCGAATCACATAAAGAAGCGTTTTTGATTGAGAAAATCGTGATCGACACCTTCGACACAAAAGGCGCATTTCAGTCGATACGCAACACTCAGGGAGATTTTTCCATTCTGAATGTTGCTGCTGCCAAGGCGGGAGGAAGCTGGCGTATCGCTGTCGGAGCCAGGCCCGGAGCAGCCAGACTCGCACGGGAAGGGGCGAAGGTTCTTGAAGGCCACGACACAATAGAGCTGGATCTGGCGGAAAAGGCGGCTAAAGTAGCGGCACAGGAACTTAGCTTCGGAAAGGATCTGCGGGCAGATGCAGCGTACCGACAAAACGTCTGCCTTCCCCTTGTCAGACGTGCCATCATGGAGGTTGCCGAATGA
- a CDS encoding (2Fe-2S)-binding protein gives MIITLTVNGQEKVHMITPGAMLVDVLRSAGYTEVKKGCDTGSCGVCTVLLDGLPILSCSYLAAKADGHEITTIRGMEKEAAEFSEFLVGEGADQCGFCSPGLALTVMAMKKELKAPSDEEIKHYLAGNLCRCSGYEGQLRAIKKYLEACRG, from the coding sequence ATGATCATCACCCTTACCGTAAACGGACAGGAAAAGGTCCACATGATCACCCCGGGTGCCATGCTCGTCGATGTACTTCGCTCGGCAGGGTACACCGAAGTCAAAAAGGGCTGTGATACCGGAAGTTGCGGCGTATGTACCGTCCTCCTTGACGGTCTACCCATCCTTTCATGCTCCTATCTGGCAGCAAAGGCCGATGGCCACGAGATTACCACCATCCGTGGTATGGAAAAAGAAGCCGCGGAGTTTTCTGAATTTCTGGTCGGCGAAGGAGCAGATCAGTGTGGTTTCTGCTCACCAGGGCTTGCGCTTACGGTCATGGCCATGAAAAAGGAATTGAAAGCCCCCAGTGATGAAGAGATCAAACACTACCTGGCCGGTAACCTCTGCAGATGCAGCGGTTACGAAGGCCAGCTGCGCGCTATCAAAAAATATCTGGAGGCCTGCCGTGGATAA
- a CDS encoding xanthine dehydrogenase family protein molybdopterin-binding subunit: MDKHFNEVGKARPKIDGKGLVTGRPAYTDDLACGDALVVKIIRSPHAHARIISVDTSDAQKVSGFVLALSSKDVKRIPFTRAGQGHPEPSPHDKFILDEYVRYVGDEVAIVAAIDEESAAEAARLVKVTYEVLDAVLDFEEAMDNPTVIHPEPEIHDMFPIGFEPKRNIAAAYAMEIGDVEKVLESSEVSIKASYHTQAQAHVALEPHTAYTYLDLHGRLNVVTSTQNPFHTRRLLGQALDMPLRNIRIQKPRIGGGFGAKQHLHVEPYAALVTLKTGKPAKVVLSRKEVFEATFSRHQMRIDVGIGATRDGHIRAIDMHVLSNTGAYGEHALTVFMVGGSKTLPLYNKVEAVRFGGQIVYTNKVPAGAYRGYGAIQGNFALESAIDELAAKLGMDPVELRKKNMIAEGQTSEVFKIMGEGGEGVEMIVESCKLDYCVKRGCRLIDWLPSRLAYEVAPGRIRAKGMAIAMQGSGIPLIDMGSANLELQDDGFFKLHMGATDLGTGSDTILAQIAAEELGVDSDDIIVYASDTDHTPYDVGAYASSTTYVSGNAVIRAAQNMKKELCAAAATKFSVDADQVEFDGKELRTKDGSKTITLKELSFDLLYHDGLNMKTVNASGSFSGEKSPPPYMAGFVEVEIDLETGKVDVLDYVAVVDCGTPINPQLAKIQVEGGLLQGIGMALYEDVQYTENGRLRTNNLMHYKIPSREDVKKLTVEFAESYEPSGPFGAKSVGEIGIDTPLAAIANAIYNATGARIRELPLTPPRVLAAIREAAQS, encoded by the coding sequence GTGGATAAGCACTTCAACGAGGTTGGAAAAGCACGCCCCAAAATAGACGGAAAGGGCTTGGTCACAGGGCGCCCCGCCTATACCGACGACCTGGCATGCGGGGATGCCTTGGTGGTAAAAATTATTCGCAGTCCCCATGCCCATGCACGCATTATCTCGGTGGATACAAGTGATGCTCAAAAGGTTTCAGGATTTGTTTTGGCGCTGAGCTCTAAGGATGTCAAACGCATTCCGTTTACCCGTGCCGGCCAGGGCCATCCCGAGCCGAGTCCCCATGACAAATTCATTCTGGACGAATATGTTCGTTATGTGGGGGATGAAGTGGCAATAGTCGCGGCAATCGACGAAGAGAGTGCTGCCGAAGCCGCACGATTGGTAAAGGTCACATATGAGGTCCTCGATGCGGTCCTTGATTTTGAAGAAGCAATGGATAATCCTACCGTCATTCATCCCGAGCCGGAGATCCACGACATGTTTCCCATCGGCTTTGAACCAAAACGCAATATTGCCGCTGCCTATGCAATGGAGATCGGTGATGTGGAGAAGGTGCTCGAATCAAGCGAGGTAAGCATAAAGGCTTCCTACCATACCCAGGCCCAGGCCCATGTGGCTCTCGAACCCCATACCGCATACACATACCTTGACCTCCACGGAAGGCTGAATGTGGTCACATCCACACAGAACCCCTTTCATACGCGACGACTTTTGGGCCAAGCCCTGGATATGCCTCTGCGTAATATCCGTATCCAGAAGCCGAGGATAGGTGGGGGCTTTGGTGCAAAGCAACACCTGCATGTCGAACCCTATGCCGCTTTGGTAACCCTTAAAACGGGAAAACCTGCAAAGGTGGTGCTAAGCCGCAAAGAGGTATTTGAGGCCACCTTTTCCCGCCATCAGATGCGAATAGATGTGGGCATAGGTGCTACTCGAGATGGGCATATACGGGCCATCGACATGCATGTCCTTTCCAACACCGGAGCCTACGGCGAGCACGCACTGACCGTTTTCATGGTCGGAGGGTCCAAAACGCTTCCGCTTTACAATAAGGTTGAGGCAGTCCGTTTCGGTGGACAGATCGTCTATACCAATAAGGTTCCGGCAGGAGCCTATCGTGGATACGGAGCCATCCAGGGCAATTTTGCCTTGGAATCTGCCATAGATGAACTGGCAGCAAAACTTGGTATGGATCCCGTAGAGCTGCGGAAAAAGAATATGATCGCCGAAGGTCAAACCAGTGAGGTTTTCAAGATCATGGGCGAAGGCGGCGAGGGGGTTGAGATGATCGTCGAAAGCTGCAAGCTTGATTACTGCGTCAAGCGAGGCTGCCGGCTTATCGACTGGCTTCCTTCACGACTTGCTTACGAGGTGGCTCCGGGTAGGATACGGGCAAAGGGAATGGCCATCGCCATGCAGGGATCCGGGATTCCTCTGATCGATATGGGTTCCGCCAACCTCGAACTCCAGGACGATGGTTTTTTCAAACTGCACATGGGGGCCACCGATCTGGGAACCGGCAGTGACACGATTTTGGCGCAAATTGCCGCCGAAGAGCTTGGCGTAGACAGTGACGATATCATCGTCTACGCATCGGACACAGATCATACTCCCTATGATGTCGGAGCCTATGCATCAAGTACCACCTATGTTTCCGGTAATGCGGTTATCAGGGCTGCACAAAACATGAAAAAAGAGCTGTGCGCAGCCGCTGCGACGAAATTCTCCGTCGATGCAGACCAGGTGGAATTCGACGGAAAGGAGCTGAGAACAAAAGACGGTTCCAAGACAATCACGCTCAAAGAACTCAGTTTTGACCTGCTCTACCATGATGGGCTCAACATGAAGACCGTAAACGCCTCGGGCTCCTTTTCCGGAGAGAAATCCCCGCCCCCTTATATGGCGGGCTTTGTTGAGGTGGAGATCGATCTGGAAACCGGGAAGGTCGATGTTCTGGATTACGTTGCCGTGGTTGACTGTGGTACACCCATCAATCCGCAGTTGGCCAAAATCCAGGTTGAAGGGGGGCTTTTACAGGGTATCGGCATGGCCTTGTACGAAGATGTCCAGTACACCGAGAATGGGCGTCTGCGTACCAATAACCTGATGCACTACAAGATTCCTTCACGGGAAGATGTTAAGAAGCTGACCGTCGAGTTTGCCGAAAGTTACGAACCCAGCGGCCCCTTCGGCGCAAAATCGGTGGGGGAGATCGGAATCGACACCCCGCTTGCCGCAATAGCCAATGCCATTTACAACGCAACGGGTGCGAGAATTCGGGAACTTCCCCTTACGCCTCCCAGGGTTCTTGCTGCAATCAGGGAAGCTGCACAAAGCTGA
- the rpe gene encoding ribulose-phosphate 3-epimerase produces the protein MNNQPLVAPSVLSADFGDIAAAIDRIEASQADMVHLDVMDGHFVPNITFGPKMVADIRKRTKLPLDVHLMVDNPESHVDAFIDAGADYITFHLEAVTHAHRLIQRIRDAKVKAGISLVPSTPASAISELLEDLDLVLVMTVNPGFGGQKLIPGCLRKVTQIKTMFEGASPILLSVDGGINRDTVRAAVSAGANLLVSGSAFFRAEDPAEEVRFLKAALSS, from the coding sequence ATGAACAATCAACCTTTAGTCGCACCATCGGTTCTTTCCGCCGATTTCGGCGATATTGCAGCTGCCATCGACCGAATTGAGGCATCACAGGCCGATATGGTCCATCTCGATGTGATGGACGGACACTTTGTCCCCAATATTACCTTTGGCCCCAAAATGGTGGCCGATATACGCAAGAGAACGAAATTGCCATTGGATGTTCACCTCATGGTCGATAATCCCGAATCCCACGTCGATGCTTTTATCGACGCAGGGGCGGACTATATCACCTTTCATCTTGAAGCCGTTACCCACGCACATCGCCTTATCCAAAGGATCAGGGATGCGAAGGTGAAAGCCGGCATATCCCTTGTCCCTTCCACTCCGGCCTCTGCCATCAGCGAGCTGCTTGAGGATCTTGATCTGGTTCTGGTCATGACCGTAAACCCAGGCTTTGGGGGACAGAAGCTCATTCCCGGCTGCCTTAGGAAGGTCACGCAGATAAAAACCATGTTCGAAGGAGCCTCGCCGATTCTTCTTTCCGTGGACGGAGGCATCAACCGGGATACGGTAAGGGCCGCAGTATCAGCCGGAGCCAATCTCCTGGTAAGCGGAAGTGCCTTTTTTCGGGCCGAAGATCCCGCCGAAGAGGTTCGATTTCTCAAAGCCGCTCTTTCTTCGTAA
- a CDS encoding tetratricopeptide repeat protein, whose product MMSESKRIVPFLLLLFIAGSLPLLAQEAGAGRMKSALEAFGSGTYQDALLGFREVILDNDAQKLHGAAYYWLARSEMALKNYDDAARDLEYFLENFPKSSFYRDGSYWKGRLLFLQNDFDNAIRALYDFIEAYPDHEFVANAYYWIGESLFALGHLEKAQRIFNLIITDYPASFKVEASRYRLSLIEMKEREEELMRLLKMSHEEYLSALEEFQRREKMYDQAISGYQRKLTALTANDKEALVQELSSDLDAKEQEIADLKRQISQLSQRGNEGVGFISVPETADSREELLSLKMKALTLKELYIEWLLDQEEGK is encoded by the coding sequence ATGATGTCAGAAAGCAAACGAATAGTGCCGTTCCTGCTCCTGCTGTTTATCGCTGGTTCGCTTCCACTTTTAGCACAGGAAGCCGGAGCAGGACGCATGAAAAGTGCCCTGGAGGCCTTCGGTTCAGGAACCTACCAGGATGCGCTTCTTGGTTTCCGCGAAGTTATTCTCGACAATGATGCGCAAAAGCTTCATGGAGCCGCCTATTATTGGTTGGCCCGTTCCGAAATGGCTCTGAAGAATTACGATGATGCAGCCCGGGATCTTGAGTATTTTCTCGAGAATTTTCCGAAAAGTAGTTTCTACCGGGATGGGAGCTACTGGAAGGGCAGGCTTCTGTTTCTGCAAAATGATTTTGATAATGCAATACGTGCCCTTTACGATTTTATCGAGGCCTACCCGGACCATGAATTTGTTGCAAACGCCTACTACTGGATCGGTGAATCGCTTTTTGCCCTCGGTCATTTGGAAAAGGCCCAGCGAATTTTCAATCTGATCATCACCGATTATCCCGCCAGCTTCAAGGTCGAAGCATCGAGATACCGGCTTTCACTGATAGAGATGAAAGAGCGGGAAGAAGAGTTGATGCGTCTTTTGAAGATGAGTCATGAAGAGTATCTTTCAGCCCTTGAGGAGTTTCAGCGGCGGGAGAAGATGTACGACCAGGCCATCTCCGGATACCAGCGAAAGCTCACGGCCCTTACGGCCAACGATAAAGAGGCTCTGGTGCAGGAACTCTCTTCCGATCTCGATGCAAAAGAGCAGGAAATTGCCGATCTTAAACGCCAAATTAGTCAGCTTAGTCAAAGGGGCAATGAAGGAGTTGGATTTATTTCTGTCCCTGAAACGGCCGATTCGAGGGAAGAGCTCCTATCGTTAAAAATGAAGGCATTGACCCTGAAAGAGCTCTATATTGAGTGGCTCCTCGACCAGGAGGAGGGAAAATGA